CCGGTATTGGCACTTCGGGCTACCCATTTCCGGCTTTCAATGGCCCGGAGGCGCGCATATTGCATATGCTGCCGGTATCCCTGTGTATCGCCCCACCACCCGTCGTTGGTAATGACGCAGATAAGATTGGCCCCCTTCCGGTTGAACTGCGAAAGATAATCCCCATAAATGCTTTCATAACAAACAGCAGGTGTAATGTTAAATGTATGATTGGTGGTTTGCAGTATCCGTTCCGAGGAATCGCGGGCATAACCACCCATGGTGCCCCCGAATTTTTCAAATACCGGTCCCATAAAACCAAGGAACGCCGGTAATACCTCTGGCCCGGGCACCAATTTGGATTTATGATCAATCTGTACTGATACACTGTCGAATAGCGCGGCGCTGTTATATCCTTCAACAAAACTGCCGTCTGGTAATTTTTGAGCGTACCGGCTTACCCGCGTAGAAAACAACCGGCGGCCTTCCAGCCCGGTCAGCAGGTTTACCTTCGGGTTGTTTTGCAAAAAGCCCCAGAGAGGTTTAAGAAAAAGGTTGTCCCGGAGCTGGTCTTCCAAAACGGTGTAAGGAACCGCTGTTTCCGGCCACACCACCAATGCCGTTTGGGCATCGATCTGTTTTTGCGACAGGCTGATTAACTCCTGTAACTGCATTTCCTCCTTACCTGCTGCAAACTTGGTATCCCAGGGGTCGTAGTTGGGTTGCACCACCACCACATTGTATTTATTATGCAGGAGCGTCAGCTGCTGTTTTACAAATAAGGAAAGAACAATGGGCAGGCACAGGGTAAGAACCCATGCTGCGGCCAGTTTAAAATAGCCGGTGCTTCTACCTTCCTCCCGGTAGCGGACCAATACATTGTGCACCAGTACATTGCTAAACAGGATCCAAAGGCTGCCGCCGGCTGCCCCGGTGTATTCGTACCACTGCACCCAGTTGGGATGCAAGGCAAATGCATTTCCCAGCGTGAGCCAGGGCCAGCTAAGGTCCCAGTTCAGGTGAATCCATTCAAAGATCATCCAATAAGTAATCAGGGCCAGTCCTGAAACAAACCGGCTAAAATAAGCCCGGGTAAAAAAATACGCCATCCAGGGAAGGCACATGATCAGGCTGTTGGCCAGGAATGCGCTGATGCCGCCGGGAACACTAGCCCTGGCTACCCACCAGGTAGTAAGCACATTCCACAACAACAGGGTTATATACGACAGTCCGAAAAACTTTTTCCAGGAACTGGTTGTATCAGCCAGGTGCAGAAGCGGAACCCAGGCTACAAAAAGCAGTAGGGTAAGCGGCGATGTAGGCCAGCCTGCCCACAACAATATACCGCCCAGGAGGGCCATCCACCAACCGGAATTTTTCTTTACATTCATGTACCGCGCTTAGAATCCAAATGTACCACGCTTTTGGCAAATAGCCATCAGCAGTCAGCAATCGGCCTTCAGCCTTTAGCTGATGGCCAAAAGCTGACAGCTCAATTCTAAATTCTGAAATCTGAAATCTGAATTCTGAATTCTCCATTCGCTCTCTAAAAACGAAATTGCAGCTTCCGCTCCGGGTAGGCGAGTTTGCTGCTTTTGCGGGTGCCGTTCACAATGAAATGTACAATATTCATCTGGTCCTGGAAAAGCTCATAAAGGATGGTATTTTCTACCGTAATATCCCCGGGGTTAAAAGATACTGCTTCTGCCATGGTATAGAGATATACGGCCTCATGATCGACCTCCCAGCCGAAAAGCTTCAGCCGCTGCAGCTGTCCGTTACTGCGGATACTTAAATGTGTGGTAATATATTTCGTAACCAGCGTATCTAAAGCCAGCTTCCGGGATTTATTGCTGAAGTCTACCGGGGTTTTATAAATGCGGGTAAGCACTGATTCAAAATCGTCTGTAAAAATTTTGGTGCTGATCTCCAGGCGCTGTGTTTTGCGGTTGTATTCGATTTCGGAGGCGCTCACATGGAACGGATGCCATGCCGGGCGCGAAAATCCGGTTAGTATGACAACCGTCAGTAATAATATAAATTTCCTTTTATAGTTCTTACGCACCATTAATACAAATAAAGGTATATAATATGAAGATGGTAAATTATATTTGATGGTTGGCATCATAAAATGAGCGCGTAATTATTTTTATTTAATGATCCGGAAAAGCGGGGGCCGGTTTGACCGGAGTACAGTGGTTCTTTGCTTGTAAAAGCAGCGCAAAAAAAGGAGGGGTCTGTAAAATTCTGAAGGGGCTTATGAACAGCTTTTGGTTTTATTTTGAGGAAGGATGGCGGCATATTATCAGTCCGGATGCACTGGACCACCAGTTGTTTATCCTGGCCCTGGCAGTGATCTATACATTCCGGGAATGGAAACAGGTGCTGATCCTGGTAACTGCTTTCACCATCGGGCATTCTTTAACCCTGGCGCTTAGTGTGTTCGATCTGGTACGGATCGCTTCCTCCTGGGTAGAATTCCTGATCCCGCTCACCATTGTTTGCACAGCGCTGTGGAATGTGCTGCGCCGGGGTCAGTTCCGGCAAATCCGGACGAATTATTTCCTCGCCCTGTTTTTCGGGCTGATCCATGGCCTGGGCTTTGCCAATACCATCCGGATGATGCTGGCCAGTGATGAATCCGTAGGAACCGGCCTCCTGGGTTTTAACCTGGGGCTGGAGGCGGGGCAGGTGATCGTAGTGCTGGCAATCCTGCTGGTAACAAGGCTAATGGTGGGCGGTATAAAAATTCCCCAAAGAATCTATATTTTCGTGGTATCTGCTGTAGTGTTTGTGCTTTCGTTAAAAATGGCGCTGGAGCGGATTCCTTCATTATCATAAAGCGTATTCATGAGAAAATTTTTATTTGCGGTAGCTTGTATCTGGGTGGGTTCAGGTTATGCCCAGGATATACAGAACAATCCCACCAGTAATCACGGCAATAAATTTGAACAGCTGGGTACCATTCTTCCCACGCCGAACGAATACCGCACCGCCAGCGGTGCCCCGGGACCTAAATACTGGCAGCAGCGCTGCGACTATGTGATCCGGTGCACGCTGGATGAGAACGGGCAAAAGCTTACCGGAAGTGAAACCCTGAATTATTTTAACAACTCACCGGATGTGCTCACTTATATATGGCTGCAGTTGGATGAGAATGAGCATAGTAATAAGGATAATGCCAATTATCAGGATCAGAGTGTGATGCCTGCGATGATGACCGACCGGGCCCTGGCAAAAATGGAAGACCAGAACGGGCCGGATAACGGCTATGGCCACAAGATCAGGTCCATTACCGATATGACGGGAAAAGCGTTGCCATATACCATCAACAAGACGATGATGCGCGTAGACCTGCAGACTCCGCTGAAACCCGGCCAGCGTTTCCAGTTTAAGATCGATTGGTCCTATAAGATTCCCGACCGGATTACCCTGGGAGGCAGGGGCGGCTATGAATTGTTCCCGGAAGATGGTAATAGCCTCTATACCATTACCCAGTGGTACCCCCGGGTATGCGTGTACAGCGATTTTCAGGGATGGCAAAACCACCAGTTTACCGGAAGAGGGGAATTTGCGCTGACCTTCGGCAATTTTGATGTGCAGATGACCGTGCCGGCAGATCATATTGTGGGAAGCACCGGTGAATGCCAGAACTATGCCCAGGTATTAACGTCTGCACAGCTGGCACGCTATCGGCTGGCAACCAATGCCAAAGAACCGGTAGAAATCGTTACCCTGGAAGAAGCAAAGGCTGCGGAAAAAAATAAGAGCACCAAAACAAAAACCTGGCATTTTAAGGCCGATAATGTGCGGGACTTTGCCTGGACCTCCTCCCGTAAATATATCTGGGACGGTATGCCACAGCTGATTAATGGTAAAAAAGTAATGTGTATGAGCTTTTACGGAAAAGAAGCCTATGGCTTGTACCGGAAGTTTTCGACAAGAGCGGTGGCGCATACCATTAAAACGTATTCTGCATTTACAATCCCGTATCCTTACCCGGTGGCCCAGAGCGTGGAAGCGGCCAATGGAATGGAATACCCCATGATCTGTTTTAACTACGGCCGTACAGAAAAGGACGGTACCTATAGCGAAGCGACCAAGAATGGAATGCTGGGCGTGGTGATCCACGAGGTAGGACATAACTTTTTCCCGATGATCGTAAACAGCGACGAGCGGCAATGGACCTGGATGGATGAAGGACTGAATACCTTTGTACAATATCTTACCGAGGAGTTGTGGGATAATAAATTTCCCAGTAAACGCGGACCAGCCTGGACCATTGTGGATTATATGAAACTGCCGAAAAGCCAGTTGGAGCCCATTATGACCAACTCCGAAAATATTGTACAGTTTGGTCCGAACGCCTATGCGAAACCAGCCACCGGTTTAAACATTTTAAGGGAAACCATCATGGGACGGAATCTTTTTGATTTTTCCTTTAAGGAATATGCACGCCGCTGGGCATTTAAACATCCCACACCGGCGGATCTGTTCCGTACCATGGAAGATGCCAGCGGCGAGGATTTGGATTGGTTCTGGCGGGGCTGGTTCTATGGCATCAACCCGGTAGATATCTCCCTGGACTCTGTAAATGTGGCGACGGCGGACATTGACAGTCCCATTCCTGCAGGAAAAACGGTTACAAAGAGAATGGATGCACCAATGGTGCCCGAGTTTGATGATATTTCGAAGATCCGCAACCGCGAAAACCGGAAGCTTAGCTTTTATACCGATACGGATACCGATGCACGTGATTTTTACT
The sequence above is a segment of the Niabella agricola genome. Coding sequences within it:
- the lnt gene encoding apolipoprotein N-acyltransferase; translation: MNVKKNSGWWMALLGGILLWAGWPTSPLTLLLFVAWVPLLHLADTTSSWKKFFGLSYITLLLWNVLTTWWVARASVPGGISAFLANSLIMCLPWMAYFFTRAYFSRFVSGLALITYWMIFEWIHLNWDLSWPWLTLGNAFALHPNWVQWYEYTGAAGGSLWILFSNVLVHNVLVRYREEGRSTGYFKLAAAWVLTLCLPIVLSLFVKQQLTLLHNKYNVVVVQPNYDPWDTKFAAGKEEMQLQELISLSQKQIDAQTALVVWPETAVPYTVLEDQLRDNLFLKPLWGFLQNNPKVNLLTGLEGRRLFSTRVSRYAQKLPDGSFVEGYNSAALFDSVSVQIDHKSKLVPGPEVLPAFLGFMGPVFEKFGGTMGGYARDSSERILQTTNHTFNITPAVCYESIYGDYLSQFNRKGANLICVITNDGWWGDTQGYRQHMQYARLRAIESRKWVARSANTGISCFIDPYGNIVQQLPWNKQGTLKQTVAAFVSETFYTRYGDWLFRTVAILALAFLLILIYKRIVQKRQSAQKPS
- a CDS encoding DUF6702 family protein → MMPTIKYNLPSSYYIPLFVLMVRKNYKRKFILLLTVVILTGFSRPAWHPFHVSASEIEYNRKTQRLEISTKIFTDDFESVLTRIYKTPVDFSNKSRKLALDTLVTKYITTHLSIRSNGQLQRLKLFGWEVDHEAVYLYTMAEAVSFNPGDITVENTILYELFQDQMNIVHFIVNGTRKSSKLAYPERKLQFRF
- a CDS encoding HupE/UreJ family protein, whose amino-acid sequence is MNSFWFYFEEGWRHIISPDALDHQLFILALAVIYTFREWKQVLILVTAFTIGHSLTLALSVFDLVRIASSWVEFLIPLTIVCTALWNVLRRGQFRQIRTNYFLALFFGLIHGLGFANTIRMMLASDESVGTGLLGFNLGLEAGQVIVVLAILLVTRLMVGGIKIPQRIYIFVVSAVVFVLSLKMALERIPSLS
- a CDS encoding M1 family metallopeptidase; this encodes MRKFLFAVACIWVGSGYAQDIQNNPTSNHGNKFEQLGTILPTPNEYRTASGAPGPKYWQQRCDYVIRCTLDENGQKLTGSETLNYFNNSPDVLTYIWLQLDENEHSNKDNANYQDQSVMPAMMTDRALAKMEDQNGPDNGYGHKIRSITDMTGKALPYTINKTMMRVDLQTPLKPGQRFQFKIDWSYKIPDRITLGGRGGYELFPEDGNSLYTITQWYPRVCVYSDFQGWQNHQFTGRGEFALTFGNFDVQMTVPADHIVGSTGECQNYAQVLTSAQLARYRLATNAKEPVEIVTLEEAKAAEKNKSTKTKTWHFKADNVRDFAWTSSRKYIWDGMPQLINGKKVMCMSFYGKEAYGLYRKFSTRAVAHTIKTYSAFTIPYPYPVAQSVEAANGMEYPMICFNYGRTEKDGTYSEATKNGMLGVVIHEVGHNFFPMIVNSDERQWTWMDEGLNTFVQYLTEELWDNKFPSKRGPAWTIVDYMKLPKSQLEPIMTNSENIVQFGPNAYAKPATGLNILRETIMGRNLFDFSFKEYARRWAFKHPTPADLFRTMEDASGEDLDWFWRGWFYGINPVDISLDSVNVATADIDSPIPAGKTVTKRMDAPMVPEFDDISKIRNRENRKLSFYTDTDTDARDFYWRYARGQEPYDSTKTFTVTLAPGIEPLTPGARQQFAGKYFYQLNFSNKGGMVMPIIIEWTFKDGTRQIDRIPAQIWRHNENTVNKLFVKNKEVAGIRLDPFRETADIDESNNVWNQMPAPTRFKAFAQKTGAARGQSTGSNPMQQAQQK